The Novosphingobium kaempferiae genome includes a window with the following:
- a CDS encoding acyl-CoA dehydrogenase C-terminal domain-containing protein: MQVYEAPLRDMKFVIHELHQDDGFGNLEALEEFSPDLVDAVLEEAAKVAQEVLLPLNRSGDMEGCTLENGVVRTPKGFREAYEMFRDGGWCALASDAEWGGQGLPEAVNKMTEEMICSANLSFSLYPGLTHGGTTAIEAYASDDLKRFYLPKMVSGEWSGTMCLTEPHCGTDLGMLRTKAVPQEDGSYKLSGAKIFISAGEHDLTPNIIHLVLARLPDAPAGVKGISLFLVPKYLPKEDGTPGPSNGVSVAAIEHKMGLKASATCQLNFDDSTGWLVGKPNKGMEAMFKMMNTERVSVGVQGLGVGEAAYQSAVWYAKERLQGRSLSGVKNPNGPADPIIVHPDVRRMLMTMRAYNEGCRALGGWVSRALDAEKHATDPEVKQRAEDFIALMTPVVKALFTDLGHESANIAVQVYGGHGYIAESGVEQYARDARIAMIYEGTNGIQALDLVGRKMPAHMGRYLRSFFHPVSQFVDANKGDAQFKPMIEALEKAFGALQLSTATIAQKGMKDPEEAGAAATDYLRLTGLVAMAYCFAKSALIARDRLGEGSEDAGFYKAKLATAQFYFDRILPQATAAFLAIKAGKASMMALEDAAF, encoded by the coding sequence ATGCAGGTCTATGAAGCGCCCTTGCGCGACATGAAGTTCGTGATCCACGAACTCCATCAGGACGACGGGTTCGGCAATCTGGAGGCGCTGGAGGAGTTCAGCCCCGATCTGGTCGACGCGGTGCTGGAAGAGGCGGCGAAGGTGGCGCAGGAAGTGCTGCTGCCGCTCAACCGCTCCGGCGACATGGAGGGCTGCACGCTGGAGAACGGCGTCGTCCGCACGCCGAAGGGCTTCAGGGAAGCCTACGAGATGTTCCGCGACGGCGGCTGGTGCGCGCTGGCGTCCGACGCCGAGTGGGGCGGGCAGGGGCTGCCCGAGGCGGTGAACAAGATGACCGAGGAGATGATCTGCTCGGCCAACCTCTCGTTCAGCCTCTACCCCGGCCTGACGCACGGCGGCACCACCGCGATCGAGGCCTATGCCAGCGACGACCTGAAGCGGTTCTACCTGCCGAAGATGGTTTCGGGCGAATGGTCGGGCACGATGTGCCTGACCGAGCCGCATTGCGGCACCGACCTCGGCATGTTGCGCACCAAGGCGGTGCCGCAGGAGGACGGTTCGTACAAGCTCAGCGGCGCCAAGATCTTCATCTCGGCGGGCGAGCATGACCTGACGCCCAACATCATCCACCTCGTCCTCGCGCGGCTGCCCGATGCGCCTGCGGGGGTGAAGGGCATCAGCCTGTTCCTCGTGCCGAAGTATCTGCCCAAGGAGGACGGCACGCCGGGTCCGTCGAACGGCGTCTCGGTCGCCGCCATCGAGCACAAGATGGGCCTCAAGGCGTCGGCCACCTGCCAGCTCAACTTCGACGATTCCACCGGCTGGCTGGTCGGCAAGCCCAACAAGGGCATGGAGGCCATGTTCAAGATGATGAACACCGAGCGCGTCTCGGTGGGCGTCCAGGGCCTTGGCGTGGGTGAAGCCGCCTATCAGTCGGCGGTGTGGTACGCCAAGGAGCGCCTGCAGGGCCGTTCGCTCTCGGGCGTGAAGAACCCCAACGGTCCCGCCGACCCGATCATCGTCCACCCCGACGTGCGCCGGATGCTGATGACCATGCGCGCCTACAACGAAGGGTGCCGCGCGCTGGGCGGCTGGGTCAGCCGCGCGCTCGATGCGGAGAAGCACGCCACCGATCCCGAGGTGAAGCAGCGCGCGGAGGACTTCATCGCGCTGATGACCCCGGTGGTGAAGGCGCTGTTCACCGATCTTGGCCACGAAAGCGCCAACATCGCGGTGCAGGTCTACGGCGGCCACGGCTACATCGCCGAAAGCGGCGTGGAGCAGTACGCCCGCGACGCGCGCATCGCCATGATCTATGAAGGCACCAACGGCATCCAGGCGCTCGACCTCGTCGGCCGCAAGATGCCCGCGCACATGGGCCGCTACCTGCGCAGCTTCTTCCATCCCGTCTCGCAGTTCGTCGACGCGAACAAGGGCGACGCGCAGTTCAAGCCTATGATCGAGGCGCTGGAAAAGGCTTTCGGCGCGCTCCAGCTCTCGACCGCGACGATCGCGCAGAAGGGCATGAAGGATCCCGAGGAAGCGGGCGCCGCCGCCACCGACTACCTGCGCCTGACCGGGCTGGTGGCGATGGCCTACTGCTTCGCCAAGTCCGCCCTCATCGCGCGGGACCGGTTGGGTGAGGGCAGCGAGGACGCCGGGTTCTACAAGGCCAAGCTGGCGACCGCGCAGTTCTACTTCGACCGGATCCTGCCGCAGGCGACGGCAGCGTTCCTTGCCATCAAGGCGGGCAAGGCCTCGATGATGGCGCTGGAGGACGCGGCGTTTTGA
- a CDS encoding Leu/Phe/Val dehydrogenase, translating into MVSQTRRMMPPMEYVRLSDEAAGLDGVIAIHSTARGPAAGGCRLWTYADPADAMCDAFRLAEGMSYKNAMARLPLGGGKAVLRRPEGNFDRRALFEAFGRAVEKLDGRYVTAEDVGTGVSDMECVARHTRHVAGRTALPGLAGGDPSPWTALGVFEAMKAAVEFRYGSGLAGVTVAVLGVGNVGAGLARLLHDAGAKLVVADIDPLRCARLSEETGAKIATIDTIAAFEAEVFAPCALGGALDEATVSLLKGKVVCGAANNQLASPDMANLLVERGISYAPDYVVNAGGIINVAAEYLGESESEVRGRVMDIGPRTLEILEAASRDGLPPSVMADRMAEALMRPEQVLA; encoded by the coding sequence ATGGTTAGCCAGACCCGGCGCATGATGCCGCCGATGGAATATGTCCGCCTGTCCGACGAAGCCGCCGGTCTCGACGGTGTCATCGCCATTCACTCCACCGCGCGCGGTCCGGCCGCCGGCGGCTGCCGCCTGTGGACCTATGCCGACCCGGCCGACGCCATGTGCGATGCCTTCCGCCTTGCCGAAGGGATGAGCTACAAGAACGCCATGGCCCGCCTGCCGCTGGGCGGCGGCAAGGCCGTGCTGCGCCGCCCCGAAGGCAACTTCGACCGCCGCGCGCTGTTCGAGGCGTTCGGCCGCGCGGTCGAGAAGCTGGACGGCCGCTACGTCACCGCAGAGGACGTCGGCACCGGCGTTTCCGACATGGAATGCGTCGCCCGCCACACCCGCCACGTCGCCGGACGCACCGCGCTGCCGGGCCTTGCCGGTGGCGACCCCTCGCCCTGGACCGCGCTCGGCGTGTTCGAGGCGATGAAGGCCGCGGTCGAGTTCCGCTACGGCAGCGGCCTTGCGGGCGTGACGGTCGCGGTGCTGGGCGTCGGCAACGTCGGCGCGGGGCTTGCCCGCCTGCTTCACGACGCGGGCGCAAAGCTCGTCGTCGCCGACATCGACCCGCTGCGCTGCGCGCGCCTGTCGGAAGAGACCGGCGCCAAGATCGCCACCATCGACACCATCGCCGCCTTCGAGGCCGAAGTCTTCGCCCCCTGCGCGCTGGGCGGCGCGCTGGACGAGGCGACCGTCTCGCTGCTCAAGGGCAAGGTCGTGTGCGGCGCGGCCAACAACCAGCTGGCCAGCCCCGACATGGCGAACCTGCTGGTCGAGCGGGGCATTTCCTACGCGCCGGACTACGTGGTCAACGCGGGCGGCATCATCAACGTCGCGGCGGAATACCTCGGCGAAAGCGAGAGCGAAGTGCGCGGGCGCGTGATGGACATCGGGCCGCGCACGCTGGAAATCCTCGAAGCCGCGTCGCGCGATGGCCTGCCGCCGTCGGTTATGGCGGACCGCATGGCCGAGGCGCTGATGCGGCCGGAGCAGGTGTTGGCCTGA
- a CDS encoding Lrp/AsnC family transcriptional regulator produces the protein MSDLDPYERKILRELQRDANQTTAQIAERVGLSASPCWRRIDRLEREGFIQRRVAIVDRHKVGLNAHVFVQVKLNAHGRANLDEFGTKIREFPEVLDCYVLLGSVDFMIRVVAEDINAYERFFFEKLSQLPGVQEITSTVALSEIKATTALPI, from the coding sequence ATGTCCGATCTTGATCCCTATGAGAGAAAAATTCTCCGCGAACTCCAGCGCGACGCGAATCAGACCACGGCGCAGATCGCGGAACGGGTGGGCCTCTCCGCCTCGCCCTGCTGGCGGCGCATCGACCGGCTGGAGCGCGAGGGCTTCATCCAGCGCCGCGTCGCCATCGTCGACCGGCACAAGGTCGGCCTCAACGCCCACGTCTTCGTGCAGGTGAAGCTGAACGCCCACGGCCGCGCCAACCTCGACGAATTCGGCACCAAGATCCGCGAATTTCCCGAGGTGCTGGACTGCTACGTGCTGCTCGGCTCGGTCGACTTCATGATCCGCGTCGTGGCGGAGGACATCAACGCCTACGAGCGGTTCTTCTTCGAGAAGCTGTCGCAACTGCCCGGCGTGCAGGAAATCACCTCTACCGTCGCGCTGTCCGAGATCAAGGCGACGACGGCGCTTCCAATCTAG
- a CDS encoding MFS transporter, translated as MSDGLAIQSTPQAPQLTDAMRLRAIVAGSAGNLIEWYDFYVYAFTALYFSSEFFPKSDALVQVMATSGIFAVGFLMRPIGGWFFGRYADRHGRQRAMVVSVLMMGAGALLIAVLPTYAQLGAAAPALLLVGRMLQGFSTGGQYGTAATYLSEVAGPKRRGFWSSFQYVTLIGGQLSATLVILLLQQVFGEAGMKEWGWRIAFLIGAVAAATIVLLRNHMHETSHAADRSGEEAGSLAELFRHSTRAFLIVAALTAGGSLMFYSFTTYMQKFLVLTVGMSKETATLMMTAVLIVFMIQQPLMGLLSDRIGRRTNIVVFAALGVLCTVPLFSALAVTKSPVSAFLLIAAGLTICSFYTSVSGLFKAELFPIHVRALGVGLAYGLANAVFGGTAENVALAFKQAGLEHGFYWYVTAFCVISLIAALMLPDTRRDNPLDR; from the coding sequence ATGTCCGACGGCCTGGCGATCCAATCCACCCCGCAAGCCCCGCAACTGACCGACGCGATGCGCCTGCGCGCTATCGTCGCGGGATCGGCGGGCAATCTGATCGAGTGGTACGACTTCTACGTCTACGCCTTCACCGCGCTCTACTTCTCCTCTGAGTTCTTCCCCAAGAGCGACGCGCTGGTGCAGGTCATGGCGACCAGCGGCATCTTCGCGGTCGGCTTCCTGATGCGGCCGATCGGCGGGTGGTTCTTCGGGCGCTATGCGGACCGGCACGGGCGGCAGCGGGCGATGGTGGTCTCGGTGCTGATGATGGGCGCGGGCGCGCTGCTGATCGCGGTGCTGCCGACTTATGCGCAACTCGGCGCGGCGGCTCCGGCGCTGCTGCTGGTCGGGCGCATGCTGCAGGGCTTCTCCACCGGCGGCCAGTACGGCACTGCCGCGACCTACCTTTCCGAAGTCGCGGGGCCGAAGCGGCGGGGTTTCTGGTCCTCGTTCCAGTACGTCACGCTGATCGGCGGGCAGTTGAGCGCCACCCTCGTCATCCTGCTGCTCCAGCAGGTGTTCGGGGAGGCCGGGATGAAGGAATGGGGCTGGCGCATCGCCTTCCTCATCGGCGCGGTTGCCGCCGCGACGATCGTGCTCCTGCGCAACCACATGCACGAGACCTCGCACGCCGCCGACCGCTCGGGCGAGGAAGCCGGAAGCCTGGCCGAGCTGTTCCGCCACTCGACCCGCGCCTTCCTGATCGTCGCCGCGCTGACGGCGGGCGGCAGCCTGATGTTCTATTCCTTCACGACCTACATGCAGAAGTTCCTCGTCCTGACCGTGGGCATGAGCAAGGAGACGGCGACGCTGATGATGACGGCGGTGCTGATCGTGTTCATGATCCAGCAGCCGCTGATGGGCCTGCTGTCCGACCGGATCGGGCGCCGCACCAACATCGTGGTGTTCGCCGCGCTCGGCGTGCTATGTACCGTGCCGCTGTTCAGCGCGCTCGCGGTGACGAAGAGCCCGGTCTCCGCCTTCCTGCTGATCGCGGCGGGGCTGACGATCTGCAGTTTCTACACGTCCGTCAGCGGGCTGTTCAAAGCGGAGCTGTTCCCGATCCACGTCCGCGCGCTGGGCGTCGGCCTCGCCTACGGCCTTGCCAACGCGGTGTTCGGCGGCACGGCGGAGAACGTCGCGCTCGCCTTCAAGCAGGCGGGGCTGGAGCACGGGTTCTACTGGTACGTCACCGCCTTCTGCGTGATCTCCCTGATCGCCGCGCTGATGCTGCCCGACACCCGGCGCGATAATCCCCTCGACCGCTGA
- the paoA gene encoding aldehyde dehydrogenase iron-sulfur subunit PaoA yields the protein MTEGYGAISRRDVLKTSAAGAAIAGSLGPGNVAMAQAESAAPPRAAVSLKVNGKPTRLELDTRTTLLDALREHVKLTGTKKGCDHGQCGACTVIVNGRRINSCLTLAVMHEGDEVTTIEGLGSPDNLHPMQAAFVEHDGYQCGYCTPGQICSAVAVLEEIRAGIPSHVTEDVSKPSPMTTLEMRERMSGNICRCGAYSNIAEAMAQVAEIKA from the coding sequence ATGACGGAAGGATACGGAGCGATCTCCCGGCGCGACGTTCTCAAGACCAGTGCTGCAGGCGCTGCGATCGCGGGCTCGCTCGGGCCCGGCAACGTTGCCATGGCGCAGGCGGAAAGCGCGGCTCCCCCGCGCGCTGCCGTCAGCCTCAAGGTCAACGGCAAGCCGACCCGGCTGGAACTCGACACCCGCACCACGCTGCTCGACGCCCTGCGCGAGCATGTGAAGCTGACCGGCACCAAGAAGGGCTGCGACCATGGCCAGTGCGGCGCCTGCACGGTCATCGTCAACGGCCGCCGCATCAACTCCTGCCTGACCCTCGCGGTCATGCACGAGGGTGACGAGGTGACGACGATCGAGGGCCTCGGCTCGCCCGACAACCTGCACCCGATGCAGGCCGCCTTCGTCGAGCATGACGGCTACCAGTGCGGCTACTGCACGCCGGGCCAGATCTGCTCGGCGGTCGCGGTGCTGGAGGAGATCCGCGCAGGCATCCCCAGCCACGTCACCGAGGACGTCTCGAAGCCCTCGCCGATGACGACGCTGGAAATGCGCGAGCGCATGAGCGGCAACATCTGCCGCTGCGGCGCCTACTCCAACATCGCCGAAGCCATGGCCCAGGTTGCGGAGATCAAGGCATGA
- a CDS encoding FAD binding domain-containing protein, translating into MRPFSYERATSAQDAAAKVAATPGARFIAGGTNLLDLMKLEIETPTHLIDVNGLGMDKIEAIDGGGLRIGALVRNTDLAADARIRKDYGVLTRALVAGASGQLRNKATTAGNLLQRTRCPYFYDVNMPCNKRKPGSGCAAIGGFSRPLGVIGTSEACIATHPSDMAVAMRVLDASVETIRPDGTTRAIPIADFHKLPGQTPHVETALEKGEMIISVSLPKPKGGTHIYCKVRDRASYAFALVSVAAVIGKDGKGAVALGGVAPKPWRVEEADALLPKGSKAVADRLFAGATPREDNAFKLTLAQRTIASVIAEAKA; encoded by the coding sequence ATGAGGCCGTTCAGCTACGAGCGCGCCACCAGCGCGCAGGACGCCGCCGCGAAGGTCGCGGCCACCCCCGGAGCACGCTTCATCGCGGGCGGCACCAACCTGCTCGACCTGATGAAGCTGGAGATCGAGACGCCGACGCACCTGATCGACGTCAACGGCCTCGGCATGGACAAGATCGAGGCCATCGACGGCGGCGGCCTGCGCATCGGCGCACTGGTCCGCAATACCGATCTTGCCGCCGACGCGCGCATCCGCAAGGATTACGGCGTGCTGACCCGCGCGCTCGTCGCGGGCGCATCTGGCCAGCTGCGCAACAAGGCGACGACGGCGGGCAACCTGCTCCAGCGCACGCGCTGCCCGTACTTCTACGACGTCAACATGCCCTGCAACAAGCGCAAGCCCGGCTCGGGCTGCGCCGCCATCGGCGGGTTCAGCCGCCCGCTCGGCGTGATTGGCACCAGCGAGGCCTGCATCGCCACGCACCCCAGCGACATGGCGGTGGCGATGCGCGTGCTCGACGCCTCGGTGGAGACGATCCGCCCCGACGGCACCACCCGCGCCATCCCCATTGCCGATTTCCACAAGCTGCCGGGCCAGACCCCGCATGTGGAAACCGCGCTGGAGAAGGGCGAGATGATAATCTCCGTCTCTCTGCCAAAGCCGAAAGGCGGCACCCATATCTACTGCAAGGTGCGTGACCGCGCGTCCTACGCCTTCGCGCTCGTCTCCGTCGCGGCGGTGATCGGCAAGGACGGCAAGGGTGCCGTGGCGCTCGGCGGCGTCGCCCCGAAGCCGTGGCGCGTGGAAGAAGCCGACGCGCTGCTGCCCAAGGGCTCCAAGGCCGTCGCCGACCGTCTCTTCGCCGGGGCCACCCCGCGCGAGGACAACGCATTCAAGCTGACGCTGGCCCAGCGCACCATCGCGTCCGTCATAGCGGAGGCAAAGGCATGA
- the paoC gene encoding aldehyde oxidoreductase molybdenum-binding subunit PaoC — protein sequence MKFDTPAGTNPIDRMKVVGKPTTRIDGPLKVTGHAPYAYEHQELPAKPAYGYIVGSAVAKGTIRSIDTVRAERAPGVLAVVTYRNAGKLTRGRFNTADLLAGPKVQHYHQAVAVVVAETFEQARSAAALVDVDYARDGGAFDLVAAKPGAPDATGSDAPTAVGDFAGAFASAPVQLDQTYTTPDQSHAMMEPHATIAAWEGDSLTVWSANQMVAWGAGDLARTLQLPPEKVRLIAPYIGGGFGGKLFLRSDVIMASLGAKAAKRPVKVALPRPFMGNNTTHRPATIQRIRLGADKDGKLTAIGHESWSGDLEGGGPEVATQQTKLLYAGANRMTAMRLAVLDLPEANAMRAPGEAPGLMALEIAVDEIAEKLGMDPVQFRVINDTQVDPENPSRPFSQRNLVRCLQDGAERFGWARRKAPGQVREGRWLIGMGVAAAFRNNLNMKSGARVRLSPTGGVTVETDMTDIGTGTYTIIAQTAAEMLGVPLAKVTVKLGDSSFPVSAGSGGQWGANSSTAGVYAACVKLRGAIVAKLGFGPGEALFENGQVHVGNRVADIASAAKAGEIVVEDTIEFGDLGKKFQQSTFGAHFVEAAVDRYTGETRVRRMLAVCAAGRILNPTAARSQVIGAMTMGVGGALMEELAVDKRFGFFVNHDLAGYEVPVHADIPHQEVVFIDEADDKVSPMKAKGVGELGLCGVGAAVANAVYNATGVRVRDYPITLDKYLDKLGEVA from the coding sequence ATGAAGTTCGACACTCCCGCAGGGACCAATCCGATCGACCGCATGAAGGTCGTCGGCAAGCCCACCACGCGCATCGACGGTCCGCTCAAGGTCACGGGCCATGCGCCTTATGCCTACGAGCATCAGGAACTGCCCGCGAAGCCGGCCTATGGCTACATCGTCGGCTCGGCGGTGGCCAAGGGCACGATCCGCTCCATCGACACTGTGCGCGCCGAACGTGCGCCGGGCGTGCTGGCGGTCGTCACCTATCGCAACGCGGGCAAGCTGACGCGCGGCCGCTTCAACACGGCGGACCTCCTCGCCGGGCCGAAGGTGCAGCACTACCATCAGGCCGTTGCCGTCGTCGTCGCCGAGACGTTCGAGCAGGCACGCTCGGCCGCCGCACTGGTCGATGTCGACTATGCGCGGGACGGCGGCGCGTTCGATCTCGTCGCCGCGAAGCCGGGCGCGCCCGACGCCACCGGCTCCGACGCGCCGACTGCCGTGGGCGACTTCGCGGGGGCCTTCGCCTCGGCCCCGGTCCAGCTCGACCAGACCTACACTACCCCGGACCAGAGCCACGCGATGATGGAGCCGCACGCGACCATCGCCGCGTGGGAGGGCGACAGCCTGACGGTGTGGAGCGCGAACCAGATGGTCGCGTGGGGCGCGGGCGACCTTGCCCGCACGCTCCAGCTTCCACCCGAGAAGGTGCGCCTGATCGCGCCCTACATCGGCGGCGGTTTCGGCGGGAAGCTGTTCCTGCGCTCGGACGTCATCATGGCCTCGCTCGGCGCGAAGGCGGCGAAGCGGCCGGTGAAGGTGGCGCTGCCGCGTCCCTTCATGGGCAACAACACCACGCATCGCCCCGCGACGATCCAGCGCATCCGCCTCGGCGCCGACAAGGACGGCAAGCTGACCGCCATCGGCCACGAAAGCTGGTCGGGCGACCTCGAAGGCGGTGGCCCGGAAGTGGCGACGCAGCAGACCAAGCTGCTCTATGCGGGCGCCAACCGAATGACCGCGATGCGCCTTGCCGTGCTCGACCTGCCCGAAGCGAACGCCATGCGCGCTCCGGGCGAGGCTCCGGGCCTGATGGCGCTGGAGATCGCGGTCGACGAGATCGCGGAGAAGCTGGGCATGGACCCGGTGCAGTTCCGCGTCATCAACGATACGCAGGTCGATCCCGAGAACCCCTCGCGCCCGTTCTCGCAGCGCAACCTCGTGCGCTGCCTGCAGGACGGGGCCGAGCGCTTCGGCTGGGCACGCCGCAAGGCGCCCGGTCAGGTGCGCGAAGGGCGCTGGCTGATCGGCATGGGCGTGGCGGCGGCGTTCCGCAACAACCTCAACATGAAGTCGGGCGCGCGCGTCCGCCTCAGCCCCACGGGCGGCGTGACGGTAGAGACCGACATGACCGACATCGGCACCGGCACCTACACCATCATCGCCCAGACTGCGGCGGAGATGCTGGGCGTGCCGCTCGCCAAGGTGACGGTGAAGCTGGGTGACAGCTCGTTCCCCGTCTCCGCCGGATCGGGCGGCCAGTGGGGTGCGAACAGCTCGACCGCGGGCGTCTACGCCGCCTGCGTCAAGCTGCGCGGGGCCATCGTCGCCAAGCTCGGCTTCGGGCCGGGCGAGGCCCTGTTCGAGAACGGGCAGGTCCACGTCGGCAACCGCGTCGCCGACATCGCCAGCGCCGCCAAGGCGGGCGAGATCGTCGTCGAGGACACCATCGAGTTCGGCGACCTCGGCAAGAAGTTCCAGCAGTCCACCTTCGGCGCGCACTTCGTCGAGGCGGCGGTGGACCGCTACACCGGCGAGACGCGGGTGCGGCGCATGCTGGCGGTCTGCGCGGCGGGCCGCATCCTCAACCCCACGGCGGCGCGCAGCCAGGTCATCGGCGCGATGACCATGGGCGTCGGCGGGGCGCTGATGGAGGAACTCGCGGTCGACAAGCGCTTCGGCTTCTTCGTCAACCACGACCTTGCGGGCTACGAGGTGCCGGTCCACGCCGACATCCCGCACCAGGAGGTCGTGTTCATCGACGAGGCGGACGACAAGGTCTCCCCGATGAAGGCCAAGGGCGTGGGCGAACTGGGCCTGTGCGGCGTCGGCGCGGCGGTGGCGAACGCCGTCTACAACGCCACCGGCGTGCGCGTGCGCGACTACCCGATCACGCTCGACAAGTACCTCGACAAGCTGGGCGAAGTCGCCTGA
- a CDS encoding LysR family transcriptional regulator: MPFRRSDLADLSYFLAIARHRNFRKAATELGVSASALSHSLRGLEERLKVRLVNRTNRSVTLTAAGEDLHGAIHDPFAAIHEAEDLLNLHRDAPTGRVRINVPDEAATRLLAPVIPEFVARYPDVELEICVDNTMVDVIEGGFDAGIRFGGTVPEDMIAQRLSADFRWVVAGAPAYFERFGEPAHPRDLMAGHRCLRMRLGNGRMYHWDFEKGDEVLALDVPGPITIDNASICRALVLDGLGLMYAAEPAIAPLIEQGLLRVTLDDWASPGPGYFIYYSSRRQVPRGLRLLVDLIRELKPLG, from the coding sequence ATGCCTTTCAGGCGCTCCGATCTCGCCGATCTCAGCTATTTCCTCGCCATCGCCCGGCACCGCAACTTCCGCAAGGCCGCGACCGAGCTTGGCGTCAGTGCCTCGGCGCTCAGCCACTCGCTGCGCGGACTGGAGGAGCGGCTCAAGGTCAGGCTGGTCAACCGCACCAATCGGTCGGTCACGCTGACGGCGGCGGGCGAGGATCTCCACGGCGCGATCCACGATCCCTTCGCCGCGATCCATGAGGCGGAAGACCTGCTCAACCTCCACCGCGACGCTCCCACCGGCCGCGTGCGGATCAACGTGCCGGACGAGGCGGCGACGCGCCTGCTCGCTCCGGTGATCCCCGAATTCGTCGCCCGCTATCCCGACGTCGAGCTGGAAATCTGCGTCGACAACACGATGGTGGACGTGATCGAGGGTGGCTTCGATGCGGGCATCCGCTTCGGCGGCACCGTGCCCGAGGACATGATCGCGCAGCGCCTCTCCGCCGACTTCCGTTGGGTCGTCGCCGGCGCGCCCGCCTACTTCGAACGGTTCGGCGAGCCCGCGCATCCGCGCGACCTGATGGCCGGGCACCGCTGCTTGCGCATGCGCCTCGGCAACGGGCGGATGTACCACTGGGACTTCGAGAAGGGCGACGAGGTGCTCGCGCTCGACGTGCCCGGCCCGATCACCATCGACAATGCCAGCATCTGCCGCGCGCTGGTGCTCGACGGGCTCGGCCTGATGTACGCCGCCGAACCCGCCATCGCCCCGCTGATCGAGCAGGGCCTGCTGCGCGTGACGCTGGATGACTGGGCCTCGCCGGGACCGGGCTACTTCATCTATTATTCGAGCCGCCGCCAGGTGCCCCGCGGCCTGCGTCTGCTGGTGGACCTGATCCGCGAGTTGAAGCCGCTGGGGTGA
- a CDS encoding aldo/keto reductase gives MNTRLLAGREVAPIGLGCMNVCWAYGSAPAREDAVALFRHALDAGCDHFDTANIYGNGVSEEILREAIMDRRGEFLLATKTGIVTEGERRYIDCKPESITASLDASLKRLGTDHVDLFYMHRLDRDTPIADSVGAMARAIEAGKIGAYGVSEWSAAHIREAHAVHPMAAVQTEYSLWTRNVELGVLETTRDLDIALVAFSPVGRGALCGDIASPDALEEGDIRRTMPRFWPENWPANHALIEQLSALAASVGANAAQLSLAWVLAQGEHLHAIPGTRTIAHFDQNHAANTLAIPPEVIERAGALINQHTVVGHRYSAAMNATIDTEDY, from the coding sequence ATGAACACACGCCTGCTCGCCGGACGCGAAGTCGCCCCCATCGGTCTTGGTTGCATGAACGTGTGCTGGGCCTACGGCTCCGCCCCCGCGCGCGAGGATGCGGTGGCGCTGTTCCGCCACGCGCTCGACGCCGGTTGCGACCATTTCGACACGGCGAACATCTATGGCAACGGCGTCAGCGAGGAGATCCTGCGCGAGGCGATCATGGACCGGCGCGGCGAATTCCTGCTCGCCACCAAGACCGGCATCGTCACCGAGGGCGAGCGCCGCTACATCGACTGCAAGCCGGAAAGCATCACCGCCTCGCTCGACGCCAGCCTGAAGCGGCTCGGGACCGATCATGTCGACCTGTTCTACATGCACCGGCTGGACCGCGACACGCCCATCGCGGACTCGGTCGGCGCGATGGCCCGCGCGATCGAGGCGGGCAAGATCGGGGCCTATGGCGTCTCCGAGTGGTCCGCCGCGCACATCCGCGAGGCCCATGCGGTGCATCCGATGGCGGCGGTACAGACCGAGTACTCGCTGTGGACCCGCAACGTCGAGCTCGGCGTGCTGGAGACGACGCGCGACCTCGACATCGCCCTCGTCGCCTTCTCGCCGGTCGGGCGCGGGGCGCTGTGCGGGGACATCGCCTCGCCCGATGCGCTGGAAGAGGGTGACATCCGCCGCACGATGCCGCGCTTCTGGCCGGAGAACTGGCCTGCGAACCATGCGCTGATCGAACAGCTTTCCGCCCTCGCCGCCAGCGTCGGCGCCAACGCGGCGCAGCTCTCGCTGGCCTGGGTGCTGGCGCAGGGCGAGCACCTCCACGCCATCCCCGGCACGCGCACGATCGCGCACTTCGACCAGAACCACGCAGCGAACACGCTGGCGATCCCGCCCGAGGTGATCGAGCGCGCGGGCGCGCTCATCAACCAGCACACGGTTGTCGGGCACCGCTATTCGGCGGCGATGAACGCGACGATCGATACCGAGGATTATTGA